The following are encoded in a window of Castanea sativa cultivar Marrone di Chiusa Pesio chromosome 9, ASM4071231v1 genomic DNA:
- the LOC142608973 gene encoding uncharacterized protein LOC142608973 → MAYLLNNAWKQEQDEWMTIIVHYLKEGQLLEDKNEARKVQIRVAHFVVINNALYKQEHSLPYLRCANKEEANYVLQEIHEGICGNHTGARSLAGKALRVGRKQFKFLIVAIDYFIKWVESEPAATITEAKITNFAWRNIVYGFGIPNIIISDNGRQFDNPKFRKFCQDLGIKNHYSSLRHPQANGQTEVTNRSLLRIIKTRLEGAKGAWLEELLNVLWAYRTTTRVPIGETPFRLMFGTEAVVLVEVGLMNIQIKAYEEQRNHQGLNNNLDLIDEVRDETMKRMAKYKGVMARYYNKKVKVRRFNIGDLVLRKVSQATNDSS, encoded by the exons ATGGCCTATCTCCTGAATAATGCATGGAAACAAGAACAAGACGAATGGATGACTATCATTGTCCATTACTTGAAAGAAGGACAACTCCTAGAAGACAAGAATGAAGCACGAAAGGTACAGATCAGAGTCGCTCACTTTGTTGTTATTAACAATGCCTTATACAAACAAGAACATTCCCTCCCCTATCTTCGATGTGCTAACAAGGAAGAGGCCAACTATGTACTTCAAGAAATACACGAAGGGATCTGCGGTAACCACACAGGAGCAAGGTCTCTAGCTGGAAAAGCACTCAGAGTAG GAAGGAAGCAATTTAAGTTCCTCATCGTCGCAATCGATTACTTCATAAAGTGGGTGGAATCTGAGCCAGCAGCAACGATCACAGAAGCCAAGATCACCAACTTCGCATGGAGGAACATAGTCTACGGATTCGGGATTCCAAACATAATCATATCGGACAATGGAAGACAATTTGACAACCCCAAGTTTCGAAAATTTTGCCAAGACTTAGGCATAAAAAATCACTACTCTTCCCTAAGACACCCTCAGGCTAATGGTCAAACCGAAGTGACGAATAGAAGCCTGCTGAGAATTATCAAAACTcgactcgagggggcaaagggtgcATGGCTTGAAGAGCTGCTTAATGTTTTATGGGCGTACAGGACAACCACAAGAGTGCCAATAGGTGAAACACCATTCAGACTGATGTTTGGAACTGAAGCTGTTGTACTAGTGGAAGTAGGACTGATGAACATCCAGATCAAGGCATACGAAGAGCAGAGGAACCACCAAGGACTCAACAACAACTTGGATCTGATCGACGAGGTGAGAGATGAAACTATGAAGCGGATGGCAAAGTACAAGGGAGTAATGGCCAGATACTACAACAAGAAGGTGAAGGTGAGAAGATTCAACATAGGCGACCTTGTCCTTAGAAAAGTCTCTCAGGCAACAAATGACTCATCCTAA